A genomic region of Prevotella scopos JCM 17725 contains the following coding sequences:
- a CDS encoding TonB-dependent receptor gives MVARIFTTLWFAFVVSLISSNAQNRIYGTVTDPSGCPLAGVDCVLASLSDTAAIAHTLTDSKGTFSLNVDEDGQFLLKFSCLGYRPQQLTCKRGDVGVVKLTESIQNLSEVTVSAQGLRSFGNADIILLDRRARQMGNNALEAISSLPQFRLSTNSGELLTADGKIVLVLIDGIRRSVRELMLLKADEIKTLHYYSNPPARFAHEKIGAVLDVATKRTNKRHYSLYLDTKNSITTGYGTNLISTSYSDSLNKVSAAYFLDYRHLDRNTMENRYVYPDVTNDYKGLSGKYTGTYHIGQLFYQRFQNSNLFNITLEYRKFPATQQYSQQLLRTGTLEDANHRRLQSDFSSISANIYFGHTFRKGNSLSVNVVNTYFKSNSNNNLTNTSGTGTFTNVVDNKSYSLIAEALYTDKLWQGNIQIGAYYQYKNLRQTDGASNLSTVNTQKEYLYADYTNQWGALSYNLGIGVENNRYRTATKAIANYILMRPSVSLNYQLHKHSSLRLTSSIASAVPNVGQLTDSRTVVDERFYLQGNSSLKPYHFYRTELSFQYASANNIWFVKPSVSHAYYPSKNMTVVSADGSDFVNQIVGIRHVNEYGASLVLSCRPFSWLTLQPYYNYLSSKYNTPNQRVNHNLNNVGISCQVVAGKWQFITNHNLPMTTVEGDVFEKIGYNANASLTYKLGAITVGAMFIYNPDPSRIYADTPSFHFVEKTRWGNFKNLVALTFVYSLSKGNSRRHLGKNINNRDNDSGLTKYNTAK, from the coding sequence ATGGTGGCAAGAATTTTCACAACGTTATGGTTTGCCTTTGTAGTCTCGTTGATAAGCAGCAACGCACAGAACAGGATATACGGTACGGTGACCGATCCGTCTGGCTGTCCATTAGCCGGCGTTGACTGCGTATTGGCCAGCTTATCTGACACGGCAGCCATTGCTCACACGTTGACGGATTCAAAAGGAACCTTCAGTTTGAATGTAGACGAAGACGGACAGTTCCTGTTGAAATTCTCTTGTTTAGGGTATCGGCCACAACAGCTAACGTGCAAGCGTGGCGATGTCGGAGTGGTCAAGCTGACAGAAAGCATACAGAACCTTTCAGAGGTCACTGTGTCGGCTCAAGGGCTAAGAAGCTTCGGCAACGCAGACATCATCCTGTTAGACAGGCGTGCCAGACAGATGGGAAACAACGCTTTGGAGGCCATCAGTAGCCTGCCGCAATTCAGACTTTCAACAAACAGCGGTGAACTGCTGACGGCAGATGGTAAAATTGTCTTGGTGCTGATTGATGGAATCAGGAGGTCGGTACGTGAACTGATGCTGCTCAAAGCCGACGAAATAAAGACCCTGCACTACTATTCCAATCCGCCTGCAAGGTTTGCGCATGAGAAGATAGGTGCTGTATTAGATGTAGCGACTAAGCGCACCAACAAAAGGCACTATTCACTATATCTCGACACCAAAAACAGTATCACCACAGGATATGGTACCAACTTGATTTCCACCAGTTATAGCGATTCGCTCAACAAGGTGTCTGCGGCATATTTTCTGGACTACAGACATCTTGACCGGAACACCATGGAAAACCGTTATGTCTATCCGGATGTGACGAACGATTACAAGGGTCTGTCGGGTAAATACACTGGTACCTACCACATAGGACAATTATTCTATCAGCGTTTCCAAAACAGCAACCTTTTCAATATCACTTTAGAATATCGTAAGTTTCCGGCTACCCAGCAATACAGTCAACAGCTCTTGCGGACGGGTACATTGGAAGATGCCAACCACAGAAGGCTTCAAAGTGACTTTTCATCCATATCGGCCAACATCTACTTCGGACACACCTTCCGTAAAGGCAACAGTCTGTCGGTCAATGTGGTGAACACTTATTTCAAATCCAATTCGAACAATAATCTAACAAACACCTCGGGAACGGGAACGTTTACCAACGTCGTCGACAACAAGTCTTACTCGCTAATAGCAGAAGCACTTTATACTGACAAACTGTGGCAGGGAAATATACAGATAGGAGCCTACTATCAATACAAAAACCTGCGTCAGACAGACGGGGCATCCAATTTGTCGACAGTGAATACGCAAAAGGAATACCTATACGCCGACTACACCAATCAATGGGGGGCATTGTCCTACAACCTGGGAATCGGTGTGGAGAACAACCGATATAGAACTGCGACGAAGGCAATAGCCAACTACATCCTTATGCGGCCTTCTGTTTCTCTTAATTACCAGCTGCACAAACACAGTTCGCTACGCCTGACGTCGTCCATAGCATCTGCGGTTCCTAACGTCGGTCAGCTCACAGATAGTCGTACCGTCGTGGATGAACGATTCTATCTACAAGGCAACAGCAGTCTGAAGCCCTACCATTTCTACCGCACCGAACTTAGCTTCCAGTATGCGTCGGCCAATAATATCTGGTTTGTCAAACCTTCCGTCAGCCATGCCTACTATCCCAGCAAGAATATGACAGTTGTTTCCGCTGACGGTTCGGACTTCGTGAACCAGATTGTGGGCATCCGCCATGTCAACGAGTATGGCGCATCGCTTGTTCTGAGTTGCAGACCTTTCTCCTGGCTAACTTTGCAGCCTTACTATAACTATCTGTCTTCCAAATACAATACGCCTAATCAGCGTGTCAACCACAATCTGAACAATGTCGGAATCTCTTGTCAGGTGGTGGCAGGCAAGTGGCAGTTCATTACCAACCACAATCTACCGATGACCACTGTTGAAGGTGATGTCTTTGAGAAGATTGGGTATAATGCGAACGCATCCCTTACCTATAAATTAGGTGCAATCACCGTGGGTGCCATGTTCATTTACAATCCCGATCCTTCCAGGATTTATGCGGACACTCCTTCATTCCATTTCGTAGAAAAGACCCGATGGGGTAATTTCAAAAATCTTGTGGCACTGACTTTCGTCTATTCTTTGTCAAAAGGCAATTCACGAAGGCATCTGGGTAAAAACATTAATAATAGAGACAACGACTCCGGTCTTACCAAATACAACACAGCAAAATAA
- a CDS encoding IS1380 family transposase, with protein sequence MTKIAIKNENITSFGGIYHIMDVFSKLGFEKLTESVLGKRGSSGKAFSHGSIFGSLFFSYLCGGECLEDINVLIGQFKQRPDTLLPGADTVGRGLKELAEENIIYKSETSDKSYSFNTAQKLNTLLLRMIRRMRLIKVGSHVDLDFDHQFIPAHKFDAKYSYKLDFGYFPGWASIGGIIVGGENRDGNTNVRFHQEDTLCRIMDRVTSELGVVIERFRADCGSFSKEIIQTVESRCNTFYIRAANCGSRYENFRQLKEWKGVELGYEKCDVTSISIDNLIEGKSYRLVVQRSPLKDKDGKQQTDMFGVIYTYRCILTNNWMSTEKDIITFYNERGASEKNFDIQNNDFGWSHLPFSFMAENMVFMMVTAMLKNLYIYLVRHISEKVKPLKKTSRLKAFILHFVSVPAKWVRTGRQNVLNLYTNKTYYSEVFLE encoded by the coding sequence ATGACAAAGATAGCTATTAAAAACGAGAATATCACTTCTTTCGGAGGAATTTATCACATTATGGACGTTTTCTCAAAGTTAGGCTTTGAAAAACTTACCGAATCTGTATTGGGTAAACGTGGAAGTAGCGGCAAAGCATTCAGCCATGGAAGTATTTTCGGCTCTCTCTTCTTCAGTTACCTTTGTGGTGGAGAATGCCTTGAGGACATCAATGTGCTTATAGGACAGTTCAAGCAGAGACCTGATACGCTATTACCCGGTGCCGACACTGTAGGGCGCGGACTAAAGGAGCTTGCTGAAGAGAACATTATCTATAAGAGCGAAACCTCCGACAAGTCGTATAGTTTCAATACGGCACAGAAGTTGAATACCTTACTTTTACGAATGATACGGAGGATGAGGCTTATAAAGGTGGGTAGTCATGTTGACTTAGACTTTGACCATCAGTTTATTCCAGCCCACAAGTTCGATGCAAAGTATTCCTACAAGCTGGATTTTGGCTATTTCCCTGGTTGGGCTTCCATCGGGGGAATCATAGTCGGAGGTGAGAATCGTGACGGAAACACCAATGTGAGATTCCATCAAGAAGACACGCTCTGTCGCATTATGGACCGTGTAACCTCAGAACTTGGTGTGGTAATAGAGCGTTTCCGTGCTGATTGTGGGTCGTTCTCAAAGGAAATCATCCAAACCGTAGAGTCGCGCTGCAACACGTTCTATATACGTGCAGCCAACTGTGGCAGTCGCTATGAGAACTTCCGACAGTTGAAAGAATGGAAAGGCGTTGAGCTTGGCTACGAGAAATGCGATGTCACCTCCATCAGCATAGACAACCTCATCGAAGGTAAGTCATACAGGCTTGTCGTACAGCGTAGTCCTTTGAAAGACAAGGATGGCAAGCAACAGACGGATATGTTCGGAGTAATATACACATACCGCTGTATCCTCACCAATAACTGGATGTCTACCGAGAAAGACATCATTACATTTTATAATGAGCGTGGAGCAAGCGAAAAGAACTTCGATATACAGAACAATGACTTTGGCTGGTCGCATCTGCCCTTTTCCTTTATGGCTGAGAATATGGTTTTCATGATGGTTACCGCCATGCTGAAGAACTTATATATCTATCTCGTCCGTCATATCAGCGAAAAGGTCAAGCCATTGAAAAAGACAAGCAGGCTGAAAGCCTTTATCCTACATTTTGTCAGCGTGCCAGCAAAATGGGTGCGCACTGGAAGGCAGAACGTTCTGAACCTATATACAAATAAAACCTACTACTCTGAAGTCTTCCTTGAATAA
- a CDS encoding site-specific integrase, with translation MKQGKMKVLLYLKKSGLDKSGKAPIMGRITIDRSIAQFSCKLSCNPDLWNPRESRMDGKSREAVEVNSRLENLLLSVQSAYQSLLSKGCPFDATDVKEQFQGSVQTRCMLIERLDILIKEKENHVGIDIKEGAIHGYHSTRIHLQKFIQRKYKVSDLAFSQLTEDFIHEFQQYFLGECGFQESTFYNVATHLKTVCRLAYREGLADTLLFDKVKISKGNKKLPKALDKEALEKLKALCFEDLEEEMETARDIFLFACYVGAAYCDLMELSKSHLVRDDEGKMWLKFNRHKTGVPCRIKLLPEAIRLIERFHCDERETLLPYIKYKSYQTCLKALRLRAGISFPFTTHTARHTFATLITLEQGVPIETVSKMLGHSNISMTERYAKVTPLKLFEEFDLFLSFTGDMQLTI, from the coding sequence ATGAAACAAGGAAAAATGAAGGTGTTGCTCTACCTCAAAAAGAGCGGTCTTGACAAGTCGGGCAAAGCCCCGATTATGGGGCGGATAACCATCGACCGTTCCATTGCCCAGTTCAGTTGCAAACTCTCCTGCAATCCCGATTTGTGGAATCCCCGTGAGAGCCGAATGGACGGAAAGAGCCGTGAGGCGGTGGAAGTGAACAGCAGGTTGGAAAACCTGTTGCTGTCCGTTCAGTCTGCTTATCAGTCCCTGCTCTCCAAAGGATGCCCGTTTGACGCAACCGATGTGAAGGAGCAGTTTCAGGGCAGCGTGCAGACACGGTGCATGCTCATCGAAAGGCTGGACATACTCATCAAGGAAAAAGAAAACCATGTAGGTATAGACATCAAGGAAGGAGCCATACACGGCTACCACTCCACCCGGATACATTTACAGAAGTTTATTCAACGGAAGTACAAGGTTTCGGACTTGGCATTCTCGCAACTTACAGAGGATTTTATCCATGAGTTCCAGCAGTATTTCTTAGGTGAGTGTGGTTTTCAGGAAAGCACGTTCTATAATGTAGCCACGCATTTGAAGACGGTATGCAGATTGGCATACCGTGAGGGATTGGCAGACACGCTCCTTTTTGACAAGGTTAAGATATCAAAGGGCAACAAGAAACTCCCCAAGGCACTCGACAAGGAAGCGTTGGAAAAGCTGAAGGCTCTCTGCTTTGAGGATTTGGAGGAAGAAATGGAAACGGCAAGGGACATATTCCTCTTTGCCTGCTATGTTGGTGCAGCCTATTGCGACCTGATGGAACTGAGCAAGTCCCACCTTGTCCGTGATGATGAAGGCAAAATGTGGCTGAAATTCAACCGCCACAAGACAGGCGTACCCTGCCGTATCAAGTTATTGCCCGAAGCCATTAGGCTGATAGAGAGGTTTCACTGCGATGAAAGGGAAACACTGCTTCCCTATATCAAGTACAAGAGCTATCAGACCTGTCTGAAAGCCCTGCGGCTTCGTGCAGGCATATCGTTTCCATTTACCACTCATACCGCAAGGCACACCTTTGCAACACTCATCACGCTTGAACAGGGTGTGCCTATTGAAACGGTAAGCAAGATGCTGGGACATTCCAACATAAGCATGACGGAACGCTATGCCAAAGTAACTCCACTGAAACTTTTTGAGGAGTTCGACCTTTTCCTCTCTTTTACAGGTGATATGCAGCTGACTATCTAA
- a CDS encoding peptidase domain-containing ABC transporter, whose protein sequence is MSFYFYRQHDAMQCGIACMAMVCKYYGRKCSFETLSNTCTITNEGVSMQALKQLAEALGFDVLCGKASLYQIKDINYPCLLHWNQNHFVVLYKVKKNGFYIADPAKGHVKYDLEVFKKHWVSTQSDGEEKGIVMFLEPTPAFYEKQMEEQPTEERSFRFLFGYIKQYRKYFGQIVLGLLVGSLLQLILPFLTQSIVDVGIKNQNIGFIWLILLGQLMLTVSRTAIDFIRRWLLLHISLRINISLVSDFFIKLLKLPMSFFDTKLMGDLMQRMGDHSRVNTFLTQQTLSIVFSLFTFVVFSIVLLSYNWLVFAIFMLGSLLYGGWLALFLRRRKVLDYELFEQQAINNNKTYEFITSMQEIKLQDCEQRRRWEWEDVQADLFGVQMKSLKLQQTQEAGSIFINELKNIVITVVAATAVIHGQLTLGMMLAVQYIIGQLNSPVEQLMSFFYSVQDVKISLERINEIHRMDDENGKQGLETAVKEENEGIDLENVNFKYDPHALKTIIDDVSLTIPKGKVTAIVGASGSGKTTLIKLMLGYYPVLGGQITIGGTDVNALNKKWWRRQCGVVMQDGVIFSESIARNIAVDDGEIDKERLQKAAEIACIHDYAMGLPLKYNTKIGRDGVGLSQGQKQRILIARAVYKNPDYIFLDEATNSLDANNERMIVEHLDEFYKGKTVVIVAHRLSTVKNADQIVVLDKGKVVEIGNHEALTAKRGAYYNLVKNQLELGN, encoded by the coding sequence ATGTCCTTTTATTTTTATAGGCAACATGACGCCATGCAGTGTGGGATTGCCTGCATGGCTATGGTCTGTAAGTATTATGGTAGAAAGTGTTCATTTGAAACTCTATCAAATACCTGTACTATAACCAATGAGGGTGTTTCAATGCAGGCTTTAAAACAATTGGCAGAAGCCTTAGGTTTTGATGTGCTATGTGGAAAAGCAAGCTTGTATCAAATAAAAGACATAAATTATCCTTGCTTACTCCATTGGAACCAAAATCATTTTGTTGTACTATACAAAGTTAAAAAGAACGGATTCTACATTGCAGACCCTGCAAAAGGGCATGTAAAATACGACCTCGAAGTATTTAAGAAGCATTGGGTCAGCACTCAATCGGACGGTGAGGAGAAAGGAATAGTCATGTTCTTGGAACCCACACCAGCATTTTATGAAAAGCAGATGGAGGAACAGCCAACAGAGGAACGCTCGTTCAGATTCCTCTTTGGCTACATCAAGCAATATCGCAAGTACTTCGGGCAGATTGTCTTAGGTTTGCTCGTGGGCAGTTTGTTACAGCTTATTCTGCCTTTCCTCACCCAGTCTATCGTGGATGTGGGCATCAAAAACCAGAATATCGGTTTTATATGGCTGATACTCTTAGGACAACTGATGCTTACCGTGAGCCGTACTGCCATCGACTTTATTCGCCGTTGGCTGTTGCTGCACATCTCGCTGCGCATCAACATCTCATTGGTAAGCGACTTCTTCATCAAGCTCTTAAAGCTGCCGATGTCATTCTTCGATACCAAACTGATGGGCGACCTCATGCAGCGTATGGGCGACCACAGTAGGGTGAACACGTTTCTGACGCAACAGACGCTCAGTATCGTGTTCTCACTCTTCACCTTTGTGGTGTTCAGCATCGTACTGCTATCCTATAATTGGCTCGTCTTTGCCATCTTCATGCTCGGCAGTCTGCTTTATGGCGGTTGGCTTGCACTCTTCCTCAGGCGCAGAAAGGTACTTGACTACGAACTCTTTGAGCAGCAAGCCATCAACAACAACAAGACCTACGAGTTTATCACCTCCATGCAGGAGATAAAGCTCCAAGACTGCGAGCAGCGCAGACGCTGGGAATGGGAGGACGTGCAGGCAGACCTCTTTGGAGTGCAGATGAAATCGTTGAAACTCCAACAGACACAAGAGGCAGGCAGCATCTTCATCAATGAACTGAAAAACATCGTCATCACGGTGGTCGCAGCAACAGCCGTCATTCATGGACAACTCACGCTGGGTATGATGCTTGCCGTGCAGTATATCATTGGGCAACTCAACTCACCTGTCGAGCAGTTGATGAGTTTCTTCTATTCGGTGCAGGATGTAAAGATAAGCCTTGAACGTATCAATGAAATCCACCGTATGGATGATGAGAACGGAAAGCAAGGATTGGAAACAGCAGTGAAAGAAGAAAACGAAGGCATAGACCTTGAAAACGTAAACTTCAAATACGACCCTCACGCACTGAAAACTATTATAGATGATGTTAGTCTCACTATCCCCAAAGGTAAGGTAACAGCCATTGTGGGCGCATCGGGCAGCGGTAAAACAACGCTCATCAAACTCATGTTAGGCTATTACCCCGTATTGGGAGGTCAAATAACTATTGGCGGAACAGATGTAAACGCACTTAATAAGAAATGGTGGCGCAGGCAATGTGGCGTGGTGATGCAAGACGGTGTGATATTCTCCGAGAGTATAGCAAGGAACATTGCCGTAGATGACGGCGAGATTGACAAGGAGCGATTGCAGAAAGCTGCTGAAATAGCTTGTATTCATGACTATGCAATGGGACTGCCCTTAAAATACAACACTAAGATCGGTCGCGATGGCGTTGGTTTGAGTCAAGGACAGAAACAGCGTATCCTGATAGCAAGGGCAGTGTATAAGAATCCCGACTATATCTTTCTTGACGAAGCCACCAACTCGCTCGATGCCAACAATGAGCGTATGATAGTAGAACATCTTGATGAGTTCTACAAAGGCAAGACGGTGGTTATCGTGGCACACCGCCTAAGTACGGTGAAGAATGCTGATCAGATAGTGGTATTGGATAAAGGCAAGGTGGTAGAAATTGGCAACCACGAAGCACTCACAGCAAAGCGGGGTGCATACTATAACCTCGTAAAAAATCAGTTAGAATTAGGCAACTAA
- a CDS encoding transposase, translating to MGSKHSKHRTFSEDFILTLLREYYSSEVSINFICRKYGINSASFYQWQKKYDLDEKKLSLSHDIITKVKAMRSKKAMEKVPLTREEELEEQVSNLKKALEYSELRNQGLMKVIEISSKEYGEDLLKKAGAKQ from the coding sequence ATGGGAAGTAAACATTCTAAACACAGAACATTCAGTGAGGACTTTATTCTCACTTTACTTCGTGAGTATTACTCATCAGAAGTGTCAATTAATTTCATCTGTCGTAAGTACGGCATTAATAGTGCCAGCTTTTATCAATGGCAAAAAAAGTATGATTTAGATGAAAAAAAGCTATCTTTGTCGCATGATATTATTACTAAAGTAAAAGCTATGCGTAGTAAGAAAGCTATGGAGAAAGTCCCTCTAACTCGTGAGGAAGAGCTTGAAGAACAAGTATCGAATTTGAAGAAAGCTTTGGAGTATTCTGAACTTCGCAATCAAGGTTTGATGAAAGTCATAGAGATAAGCAGTAAGGAATATGGTGAGGATTTGCTAAAAAAAGCTGGCGCCAAGCAGTAG
- a CDS encoding site-specific integrase — MRSTFKIMFYINRQKIKADGNTAILCRITIDGKSTTITTGEECNPSEWNTKQGLTTDRKTNQRLHEFREIVEKTYQDILTRDGVVSAELIKNHLQGITENPSTLLAMSRAELQALKESVGKSRAEGTYLNLSHSDKNLREFVEDKGLQDISISTITEDLFEEYRFFLKKRGLKGTTINNYLCWLSRLMFRAVSKRIIRCNPFEHAKYEKEEKKIRFLQKSEVAKLATMKMNDSEAELARLMFVFSCLTGLAIADMETLQYGHIQTAAGGRKYIRKERQKTKVEFVVPLHPIAEAIIRHCWEEQEGNEELQTVKEKGDSLVFPRSCSRSVMGKNLCIVGKACGIRERLSYHMARHTFGTMSLSAGIPIESIAKMMGHASISSTQIYAQVTDRKISEDMDRLIAKQSAKEKEIAEREACEPSDFATCKMEETA, encoded by the coding sequence ATGAGAAGTACATTCAAGATAATGTTCTATATCAACAGACAGAAAATTAAGGCAGATGGCAATACCGCCATTCTATGCCGTATCACCATAGACGGAAAAAGCACAACCATTACCACGGGCGAAGAATGCAATCCCTCCGAGTGGAACACCAAGCAGGGCTTGACGACAGACAGGAAAACCAATCAAAGACTCCATGAGTTCAGGGAAATTGTGGAAAAGACCTATCAGGATATACTGACAAGGGACGGAGTGGTAAGTGCTGAACTTATCAAGAACCACCTGCAAGGCATAACAGAGAATCCGTCAACCCTCCTTGCCATGAGCAGGGCGGAGCTGCAAGCACTCAAGGAAAGCGTTGGAAAGTCAAGGGCGGAGGGAACTTATCTGAATCTGTCCCATTCTGACAAGAACCTCCGTGAGTTTGTGGAAGATAAAGGATTGCAGGACATATCCATTTCCACCATTACGGAGGACTTGTTTGAGGAATATCGCTTCTTTCTCAAAAAGCGCGGATTAAAGGGAACGACCATCAACAACTATCTCTGCTGGCTGAGCAGGCTGATGTTCCGTGCGGTCAGCAAGAGGATTATTCGCTGCAATCCTTTTGAGCATGCCAAGTATGAGAAAGAAGAAAAGAAGATACGCTTCCTGCAAAAGAGTGAAGTTGCTAAACTTGCGACAATGAAAATGAATGACAGCGAGGCGGAATTGGCAAGGCTGATGTTCGTCTTTTCCTGTCTTACGGGACTGGCAATCGCTGATATGGAAACTCTGCAATATGGGCATATCCAAACGGCAGCGGGCGGGAGGAAGTATATCCGAAAGGAACGTCAAAAGACAAAGGTGGAGTTCGTTGTGCCGCTGCATCCAATAGCGGAGGCCATTATCCGCCATTGTTGGGAAGAACAGGAGGGAAACGAAGAACTGCAGACGGTGAAAGAAAAAGGCGACAGCCTTGTCTTCCCCCGTAGTTGCAGCCGTAGCGTAATGGGCAAGAACCTGTGCATTGTGGGCAAGGCTTGCGGTATCAGAGAACGGTTGTCCTATCATATGGCAAGGCACACTTTCGGTACAATGAGTTTAAGTGCAGGAATACCCATTGAGAGCATTGCCAAGATGATGGGGCACGCCTCCATATCAAGCACGCAGATTTACGCGCAGGTGACGGACAGGAAGATTTCGGAGGATATGGACAGGCTCATTGCCAAGCAATCTGCAAAAGAGAAAGAAATTGCGGAGAGAGAGGCTTGTGAACCTTCGGATTTTGCAACCTGTAAAATGGAGGAAACGGCATGA
- a CDS encoding radical SAM/SPASM domain-containing protein, with protein sequence MKASNYNYIIYQNNQSYWYNGLEHTYFKLPKDLGLKIERLLTDKERIEFIPKVLKDKLSASGFIVPDNTDELSIIRKRYCDSVNKKNYLLIILPTLDCNFKCWYCIQNHIPSRMSKSTMENVMTHIKYMIDVQNIESLQIEWFGGEPLMYLKQIIKPICEFAQKECEKKGVKYSTTATSNGYFIFPKNIPLIQKLGMTRFHITLDGPKQNHDKVKYQKGCDSAFDHVLNNINQLLSNTKAVNILLRINYTDENLNYEIVDQINHHITMANRGRITITPKKVWQEKVRKDRYKDIGELLNLFEQSGYNTIRLDVITNFVPCYASRKYYNAINFNGDVIKCTACNDLYENKTHGIIQNDGSISWNMDFIRKYEVKSFENKRCLQCKQLPICMGVCPRDNEYVNACKFDGMDINLEDSMVNYIDSMCK encoded by the coding sequence ATGAAAGCAAGTAATTATAACTATATAATATACCAAAATAACCAATCTTATTGGTACAATGGGCTTGAACACACTTATTTTAAGCTTCCCAAGGATTTAGGGTTAAAAATAGAGAGGCTACTCACAGACAAAGAAAGAATTGAGTTCATCCCTAAAGTTCTAAAAGACAAGCTATCAGCAAGTGGTTTCATTGTGCCGGATAATACTGATGAGCTTTCAATAATTAGGAAAAGATATTGTGATTCAGTAAACAAGAAGAACTATCTGTTAATCATTCTACCAACCTTGGATTGCAACTTTAAATGTTGGTATTGCATACAAAATCATATACCTTCAAGAATGTCGAAGAGTACAATGGAGAATGTGATGACACACATCAAATATATGATTGATGTACAGAATATAGAATCACTTCAAATCGAATGGTTTGGTGGTGAACCGTTAATGTACTTAAAACAAATTATAAAGCCAATATGTGAATTCGCACAAAAAGAATGTGAGAAAAAAGGTGTAAAATATTCAACAACAGCTACATCAAATGGTTACTTCATTTTCCCCAAAAACATTCCATTAATTCAAAAACTTGGCATGACGCGGTTTCATATTACATTAGATGGACCCAAACAGAACCATGATAAAGTAAAATATCAGAAAGGTTGTGATTCTGCATTCGATCATGTTCTAAACAACATCAACCAATTGCTCAGCAATACAAAGGCTGTTAATATTCTATTGAGAATTAACTATACTGACGAGAATCTAAATTATGAAATAGTAGATCAAATCAACCATCACATTACAATGGCTAATCGGGGAAGAATAACGATTACCCCCAAAAAAGTATGGCAAGAAAAGGTAAGGAAAGATAGATATAAAGACATCGGAGAACTTCTTAATTTATTTGAACAATCTGGTTATAACACAATACGTCTGGACGTTATCACAAACTTCGTTCCATGTTACGCTAGTCGTAAGTATTATAATGCCATTAATTTTAATGGTGATGTTATAAAATGTACGGCATGCAATGATTTGTATGAGAACAAAACTCATGGCATTATTCAAAACGATGGTTCTATTTCTTGGAACATGGATTTTATCAGAAAATATGAGGTGAAATCCTTTGAGAATAAACGGTGCTTACAATGCAAACAACTTCCAATTTGTATGGGGGTGTGTCCAAGGGATAATGAATATGTAAATGCGTGTAAATTCGATGGAATGGATATCAATTTGGAAGATTCGATGGTAAATTACATTGATTCAATGTGTAAATAA